A part of Aegilops tauschii subsp. strangulata cultivar AL8/78 chromosome 2, Aet v6.0, whole genome shotgun sequence genomic DNA contains:
- the LOC109764908 gene encoding polyprenal reductase 1 isoform X2 has translation MEKGDGPALQLLLCLAWLAATLPILAAALPIPAAAGGRLLHSLLSAFSSRGKTVRPSSSSSSSSSKAKFTVPQKYFLHFYVVGVAVTTSLLLAICFYAYMKMTPLLPEPSSYSTIASHLIGSNSFSFGSVLSRTMEHKYRVWRTVFVLLLMEIQVLRRLYETENVFHYSPSARMHIVGYLTGLFYYTAAPLSLASSCLPEAIDFIRGQIVEFIVKGRARMPDLVIDSPSLLKPLLKLGWCQWIGAIVFIWGSLHQIRCHAILGSLRENKDSDEYVIPCGDWFSRVSCPHYLAELITNLSFAAVQTHRWYLQKFEDYPRSRYAIIPFVL, from the exons ATGGAGAAGGGGGACGGGCCCGCCCTCCAGCTTCTGCTGTGCCTCGCCTggctcgccgccacgctccccatcctcgccgccgcgctccccATCCCCGCGGCCGCCGGCGGCCGCCTCCTCCACAGCCTCCTCTCCGCCTTCTCCTCCCGCGGCAAGACCGTCAGGCcgtcctcctcatcctcctcctcctcctccaaggcg AAGTTCACAGTTCCACAGAAGTACTTCTTGCATTTCTATGTGGTGGGAGTAGCGGTGACAACAAGCTTGCTGCTTGCAATATGCTTCTATGCATATATGAAAATGACACCGCTGTTGCCAGAGCCATCGAGTTACTCCACAATCGCTAGCCATCTTATTGGGTCAAATTCGTTCTCTTTTGGCAGTGTCCTGTCGCGCACCATGGAACACAAGTACCGTGTCTGGCGGACTGTCTTTGTACTTCTATTGATGGAAATTCAGGTGCTGAGACGCCTGTATGAGACTGAAAATGTGTTTCACTACAGCCCATCAGCTCGGATGCACATTGTAGGATATCTGACGGGTCTATT CTATTACACGGCTGCACCTTTATCTCTCGCTAGCTCTTGTCTTCCTGAAGCAATAGATTTTATCCGAGGTCAAATAGTTGAGTTCATAGTAAAGGGTCGTGCAAGAATGCCAGACCTAGTCATTGATTCACCCTCTCTCCTAAAGCCTCTTTTAAAGTTGGGGTGGTGCCAGTGGATAGGTGCTATTGTATTCATTTGGGGATCCCTCCATCAGATCCGTTGTCATGCAATTCTT GGATCGTTGCGCGAAAATAAAGATTCTGATGAATATGTTATTCCTTGCGGTGACTGGTTTAGTCGTGTGTCTTGCCCTCATTACCTTGCTGAACTA ATAACAAACTTGTCATTTGCAGCAGTACAAACTCATAGGTGGTACCTCCAAAAGTTTGAAGACTACCCCCGCTCTCGCTATGCTATCATTCCATTTGTATTGTAG
- the LOC109764908 gene encoding polyprenal reductase 1 isoform X1: MEKGDGPALQLLLCLAWLAATLPILAAALPIPAAAGGRLLHSLLSAFSSRGKTVRPSSSSSSSSSKAKFTVPQKYFLHFYVVGVAVTTSLLLAICFYAYMKMTPLLPEPSSYSTIASHLIGSNSFSFGSVLSRTMEHKYRVWRTVFVLLLMEIQVLRRLYETENVFHYSPSARMHIVGYLTGLFYYTAAPLSLASSCLPEAIDFIRGQIVEFIVKGRARMPDLVIDSPSLLKPLLKLGWCQWIGAIVFIWGSLHQIRCHAILGSLRENKDSDEYVIPCGDWFSRVSCPHYLAELVIYLGMLIASGGSDISVWFLFIFVITNLSFAAVQTHRWYLQKFEDYPRSRYAIIPFVL; the protein is encoded by the exons ATGGAGAAGGGGGACGGGCCCGCCCTCCAGCTTCTGCTGTGCCTCGCCTggctcgccgccacgctccccatcctcgccgccgcgctccccATCCCCGCGGCCGCCGGCGGCCGCCTCCTCCACAGCCTCCTCTCCGCCTTCTCCTCCCGCGGCAAGACCGTCAGGCcgtcctcctcatcctcctcctcctcctccaaggcg AAGTTCACAGTTCCACAGAAGTACTTCTTGCATTTCTATGTGGTGGGAGTAGCGGTGACAACAAGCTTGCTGCTTGCAATATGCTTCTATGCATATATGAAAATGACACCGCTGTTGCCAGAGCCATCGAGTTACTCCACAATCGCTAGCCATCTTATTGGGTCAAATTCGTTCTCTTTTGGCAGTGTCCTGTCGCGCACCATGGAACACAAGTACCGTGTCTGGCGGACTGTCTTTGTACTTCTATTGATGGAAATTCAGGTGCTGAGACGCCTGTATGAGACTGAAAATGTGTTTCACTACAGCCCATCAGCTCGGATGCACATTGTAGGATATCTGACGGGTCTATT CTATTACACGGCTGCACCTTTATCTCTCGCTAGCTCTTGTCTTCCTGAAGCAATAGATTTTATCCGAGGTCAAATAGTTGAGTTCATAGTAAAGGGTCGTGCAAGAATGCCAGACCTAGTCATTGATTCACCCTCTCTCCTAAAGCCTCTTTTAAAGTTGGGGTGGTGCCAGTGGATAGGTGCTATTGTATTCATTTGGGGATCCCTCCATCAGATCCGTTGTCATGCAATTCTT GGATCGTTGCGCGAAAATAAAGATTCTGATGAATATGTTATTCCTTGCGGTGACTGGTTTAGTCGTGTGTCTTGCCCTCATTACCTTGCTGAACTA GTTATATATTTGGGCATGTTGATAGCTAGTGGTGGATCAGACATTTCAGTGTGGTTCCTGTTCATTTTTGTG ATAACAAACTTGTCATTTGCAGCAGTACAAACTCATAGGTGGTACCTCCAAAAGTTTGAAGACTACCCCCGCTCTCGCTATGCTATCATTCCATTTGTATTGTAG
- the LOC109764907 gene encoding uncharacterized protein, translating into MPALAKPAAAAPKPKPSAAKPKKAAAGPAHPAYFEMIKEAIAALKDRTGSSSVAIAKYIEEKHGKSLPANFKKMLSVQLRASAAKGKLVKVKASYKLSDAAKKDAPKPKAKPAAPKAAAKPAKDGAKAKKKASAKPKKAAAGTKRKAPEKKTLVAKAKKSPAAKAKAKPKTVRSPAAKKGRKVAAA; encoded by the exons ATGCCTGCCCTCGCCAAGCCCGCCGCCGCGGCACCGAAGCCGAAGCCCTCCGCCGCCAAGCCGAAGAAggccgccgccggccccgcccACCCGGCCTACTTCGAG ATGATCAAGGAGGCGATCGCGGCGCTCAAGGACAGGACCGGGTCCAGCTCGGTCGCCATCGCCAAGTACATCGAGGAGAAGCACGGCAAGTCTCTCCCGGCCAACTTCAAGAAGATGCTCTCCGTCCAGCTCCGCGCCTCCGCCGCCAAGGGCAAGCTCGTCAAGGTCAAGGCCTCCTACAAGCTCTCCGACGCCGCCAAGAAGGACGCGCCCAAGCCCAAGGCCAAGCCCGCAGCCCCCAAGGCTGCGGCGAAGCCCGCAAAGGACGGcgccaaggccaagaagaaggcgtCCGCGAAGCCCAAGAAGGCCGCCGCCGGCACGAAGcgcaaggcgccggagaagaagacgCTGGTCGCCAAGGCCAAGAAGTCGCCCGCGGCCAAGGCCAAGGCAAAGCCGAAGACCGTCCGCTCCCCGGCCGCCAAGAAGGGCCGCAAGGTCGCCGCCGCTTGA